One Triticum dicoccoides isolate Atlit2015 ecotype Zavitan chromosome 4B, WEW_v2.0, whole genome shotgun sequence genomic window carries:
- the LOC119294648 gene encoding uncharacterized protein LOC119294648: protein MSAALGVEGWPEAAARRAVLQEASRRVTASPADGRVAVRIDPQPPSLLVAMVPCFHAWKAIDSKDAQWDLVTLRYQQQSAPTKLNYLLHIQKKASPVDNQGTMTGSSSLRCKHL, encoded by the exons ATGAGTGCGGCACTGGGGGTGGAAGGTTGGCCGGAGGCAGCAGCGAGGCGAGCTGTGCTGCAGGAGGCTTCGCGGCGGGTGACGGCTTCGCCCGCCGACGGCCGTGTCGCAGTCCGCATCGATCCCCAGCCCCCTTCGTTGCTCGTGGCGATGGTCCCCTGCTTCCACGCATG GAAGGCCATCGACTC AAAGGATGCTCAATGGGACTTGGTCACGCTGAGATATCAGCAGCAATCGGCACCGACAAAGCTCAATTATCTATTGCATATTCAGAAGAAAGCATCTCCTGTCGACAATCAAGGCACTATGACAG GTAGCTCAAGCCTAAGATGCAAACATCTCTAG